One segment of Pseudomonas asgharzadehiana DNA contains the following:
- a CDS encoding lipoate--protein ligase family protein, translating to MIQPVSMTVEAGLAAEQALLAAVCAGEQEFGLLFWQPSDRALVMPRRLSRLPTFEAASRVSADAGWPVLLRETGGEPVPQSAATVNIALVYAPPRSEGDQGRIETGYQRLCQPICDLLIELGGDASVGEIDGAFCDGRYNVNLDGRKMVGTAQRWRQIGGRPVGLVHGALLLDNDREALIAAVNRFNEACGLEQRVRADSHIALHEAFPAPDAISRLDTLYRQMLASFLPV from the coding sequence ATGATCCAGCCAGTGTCGATGACTGTCGAAGCAGGGCTTGCCGCTGAGCAAGCGCTACTGGCTGCCGTGTGTGCAGGTGAACAGGAATTCGGCCTGCTGTTCTGGCAACCCAGCGACCGAGCCTTGGTGATGCCGCGCCGGTTGAGCCGGCTGCCGACGTTTGAAGCTGCCAGCCGGGTCTCGGCCGACGCCGGTTGGCCCGTGCTGCTGCGCGAAACCGGTGGCGAGCCGGTGCCACAGTCGGCTGCCACGGTGAATATCGCCTTGGTCTACGCGCCACCGCGCAGCGAAGGCGATCAGGGCCGTATCGAAACCGGTTACCAGCGCTTATGCCAGCCGATCTGCGACTTGTTGATCGAATTGGGCGGCGATGCCTCGGTGGGTGAAATCGACGGCGCCTTCTGCGACGGTCGCTATAACGTCAATCTCGACGGCCGCAAAATGGTCGGCACGGCCCAGCGCTGGCGCCAAATCGGTGGCCGACCGGTGGGGTTGGTGCATGGCGCCTTGCTGCTGGATAACGATCGAGAGGCATTGATCGCAGCGGTCAACCGCTTCAACGAGGCTTGTGGCCTTGAGCAGCGTGTTCGCGCCGACAGCCATATCGCCCTGCACGAAGCGTTCCCCGCGCCGGATGCGATCAGTCGGCTGGACACCTTGTACCGTCAGATGCTGGCCAGCTTCCTGCCGGTTTAA
- the trpC gene encoding indole-3-glycerol phosphate synthase TrpC, whose translation MSVPTVLEKILARKAEEVAERRARVSLAELEGLAKNADAPRGFANALIAQAKKKQPAVIAEIKKASPSKGVIREHFVPAEIAVSYEKGGATCLSVLTDIDYFQGSDLFLQQARAACKLPVIRKDFMVDPYQIVEARALGADCVLLIVSALDDVKLAELAAVAKSVGLDVLVEVHDGDELERALKTLDTPLVGVNNRNLHTFEVSLENTLDLLPRIPRDRLVITESGIVNRADVELMEISEVYSFLVGETFMRAENPGAELQRLFFPERGVAVSGSTLD comes from the coding sequence ATGAGTGTGCCGACCGTTCTGGAAAAAATCCTCGCCCGAAAAGCCGAAGAAGTCGCCGAGCGCCGCGCCCGCGTAAGCCTGGCCGAGCTGGAAGGTTTGGCCAAAAATGCGGATGCACCGCGTGGTTTTGCCAATGCCTTGATCGCCCAGGCGAAAAAGAAGCAGCCGGCGGTGATCGCCGAGATCAAGAAGGCCTCGCCGAGCAAAGGCGTGATCCGCGAGCACTTTGTACCTGCAGAAATCGCGGTCAGCTATGAAAAGGGCGGCGCTACGTGCCTGTCCGTGCTGACCGATATCGATTACTTCCAGGGTTCTGATCTGTTCCTGCAACAGGCCCGCGCGGCGTGCAAGCTGCCGGTGATCCGCAAGGATTTCATGGTCGACCCGTACCAGATCGTCGAAGCGCGTGCCTTGGGCGCCGACTGCGTACTGCTGATCGTCTCCGCCCTGGATGACGTGAAGCTGGCCGAGCTGGCGGCCGTGGCCAAAAGTGTTGGCTTGGACGTGCTGGTGGAAGTGCACGATGGCGATGAGCTGGAACGTGCGCTGAAAACCCTCGACACGCCGTTGGTGGGGGTGAATAACCGCAACCTGCACACCTTTGAAGTCAGCCTGGAAAACACCCTCGACCTGCTGCCACGTATCCCGCGCGACCGTTTGGTGATCACCGAGAGTGGCATCGTCAATCGCGCCGACGTGGAACTGATGGAAATCAGCGAGGTGTATTCGTTCCTGGTGGGCGAGACGTTCATGCGCGCCGAGAACCCAGGGGCAGAGCTGCAACGCTTGTTTTTCCCGGAGCGGGGCGTGGCGGTCAGCGGTTCGACTCTGGATTGA
- the trpD gene encoding anthranilate phosphoribosyltransferase, with product MDIKTALSRIVGHLDLSTAEMSDVMREIMTGQCTDAQIGAFMMAMRMKSESIDEIVGAVSVMRELADKVELKTLDGVVDVVGTGGDGANIFNVSTASSFVVAAAGCTVAKHGNRAVSGKSGSADLLEAAGIYLNLTPVQVARCIDNVGIGFMFAQSHHGAMKHAAGPRKDLGLRTLFNMLGPLTNPAGVKHQVVGVFSQALCRPLAEVLQRMGSKHVLVVHSKDGLDEFSLAAPTFVAELKNDQITEYWVEPEDLGMKSQSLHGLAVESPAASLELIRDALGRRKTENGQKAAEMIVLNAGAALYAADHAYSLKEGVALAHDALHTGLAREKLEELGAFTAVFKMENEG from the coding sequence ATGGATATCAAGACTGCCCTGAGCCGTATCGTCGGCCATCTGGACCTGAGCACCGCTGAAATGAGCGATGTGATGCGCGAGATCATGACCGGCCAATGCACCGACGCGCAGATCGGCGCGTTTATGATGGCCATGCGCATGAAGAGCGAAAGCATCGACGAAATCGTCGGCGCCGTCTCGGTGATGCGCGAGTTGGCGGACAAGGTTGAGCTCAAGACCCTCGACGGTGTGGTCGACGTGGTCGGCACCGGCGGTGACGGTGCGAATATTTTCAACGTGTCGACGGCTTCGTCTTTTGTAGTGGCGGCGGCTGGTTGCACCGTGGCCAAGCATGGTAACCGTGCGGTGTCCGGCAAGAGCGGCAGTGCCGACCTGCTGGAGGCGGCCGGTATTTACCTGAACCTGACGCCCGTGCAAGTGGCGCGCTGTATCGACAATGTGGGCATCGGCTTCATGTTTGCCCAGTCTCATCACGGAGCGATGAAGCACGCCGCCGGCCCGCGCAAGGACCTCGGCCTGCGTACCTTGTTCAACATGCTCGGCCCGCTTACGAATCCGGCCGGTGTGAAGCACCAGGTGGTGGGCGTCTTCAGCCAGGCGCTGTGCCGGCCATTGGCCGAAGTGCTGCAACGCATGGGCAGCAAGCACGTGTTGGTGGTGCATTCCAAAGACGGCCTGGACGAATTCAGCCTGGCTGCACCGACCTTCGTGGCAGAGCTGAAGAATGACCAAATCACTGAATATTGGGTCGAGCCTGAAGACCTGGGCATGAAGAGCCAGAGCCTGCACGGTTTGGCGGTAGAAAGCCCGGCGGCATCGCTGGAATTGATTCGCGATGCATTGGGGCGGCGCAAGACCGAGAACGGCCAAAAAGCTGCGGAAATGATCGTTCTGAATGCTGGCGCGGCACTTTACGCGGCCGACCATGCCTATAGTCTTAAAGAAGGTGTCGCATTGGCCCACGATGCGCTGCATACCGGTCTGGCTCGCGAAAAACTCGAAGAGCTGGGTGCATTCACCGCTGTATTCAAGATGGAGAATGAAGGATGA
- a CDS encoding aminodeoxychorismate/anthranilate synthase component II, with protein MLLMIDNYDSFTYNVVQYLGELGAEVKVVRNDELTVAQIAALNPERVVVSPGPCTPTEAGVSLEAIRYFAGKLPILGVCLGHQSIGQAFGGDVVRARQVMHGKTSPVFHKSTGVFEGLNLPVTVTRYHSLVVKRETLPECLELTAWTQLEDGSVDEIMGLRHKTLNIEGVQFHPESILTEQGYELFANFLKQSGGTR; from the coding sequence ATGTTGCTGATGATTGATAACTACGATTCCTTTACCTACAACGTTGTGCAGTACCTGGGCGAGCTGGGTGCCGAGGTCAAGGTGGTGCGCAACGATGAACTCACCGTGGCGCAAATCGCTGCGCTGAACCCCGAGCGCGTCGTGGTTTCGCCTGGCCCGTGCACCCCGACCGAGGCGGGTGTCTCCCTCGAAGCCATCCGGTATTTCGCCGGCAAACTGCCGATCCTGGGTGTATGCCTGGGTCACCAGTCCATCGGCCAGGCGTTTGGCGGTGATGTGGTGCGTGCGCGCCAGGTGATGCACGGCAAGACCAGCCCGGTGTTCCACAAGAGCACGGGCGTGTTTGAAGGCCTTAACCTGCCGGTCACGGTCACTCGCTACCATTCGCTGGTAGTCAAGCGTGAAACCCTGCCTGAATGCCTGGAACTGACGGCCTGGACCCAACTGGAAGACGGCTCCGTCGACGAGATCATGGGCCTGCGCCACAAGACATTGAACATCGAAGGGGTGCAGTTTCACCCCGAGTCGATCCTGACCGAGCAGGGCTACGAGCTGTTCGCCAACTTTCTCAAGCAGAGCGGCGGCACGCGCTAA
- the trpE gene encoding anthranilate synthase component I: protein MTREEFLRLAAAGYNRIPLACETLADFDTPLSIYLKLADEPNSYLLESVQGGEKWGRYSIIGLPCRTVMRVHDHHVSITHDGVEIESHDVEDPLAFVETFKARYNVPTIPGLPRFNGGLVGYFGYDCVRYVEKRLGKCPNPDPLGVPDILLMVSDAVVVFDNLAGKMHAIVLADPAQADAFEQGQASLEALLDKLRQPITPRRGLDLSRPPAADPVFRSSFTQDDYERAVDTIKEYILAGDCMQVVPSQRMSIDFKAAPIDLYRALRCFNPTPYMYFFNFGDFHVVGSSPEVLVRVEDNLITVRPIAGTRPRGATEEADVALEEDLLSDDKEIAEHLMLIDLGRNDTGRVSEIGSVKLTEKMVIERYSNVMHIVSNVTGELKAGLTAMDALRAILPAGTLSGAPKIRAMEIIDELEPVKRGVYGGAVGYFAWNGNMDTAIAIRTAVIKDGELHVQAGGGIVADSVPALEWEETLNKRRAMFRAVALAEQTPNS from the coding sequence ATGACCCGCGAAGAATTCCTGCGTTTGGCCGCTGCCGGCTATAACCGTATTCCCCTGGCCTGCGAAACCCTGGCCGACTTCGACACACCGCTGTCGATCTACCTGAAACTGGCCGACGAGCCCAATTCCTATCTGTTGGAATCGGTGCAGGGCGGCGAGAAGTGGGGGCGTTATTCGATCATCGGCCTGCCATGCCGTACGGTGATGCGGGTACACGACCATCATGTGAGCATCACTCATGACGGCGTCGAGATCGAAAGCCACGACGTGGAAGACCCACTGGCCTTCGTCGAAACCTTCAAGGCGCGTTACAACGTGCCGACCATCCCTGGCCTGCCGCGTTTCAACGGTGGCCTGGTGGGGTATTTCGGCTACGACTGCGTGCGTTATGTGGAAAAACGCCTGGGCAAATGCCCGAATCCAGACCCATTGGGCGTGCCGGATATTCTGCTGATGGTGTCCGATGCGGTGGTGGTGTTCGACAACCTCGCCGGCAAAATGCATGCGATCGTGTTGGCCGATCCGGCCCAGGCGGATGCCTTCGAACAAGGCCAGGCCAGCCTCGAAGCCCTGCTGGACAAACTGCGCCAGCCGATCACCCCGCGTCGCGGCCTGGACCTCAGCCGTCCACCAGCAGCCGACCCGGTGTTCCGTTCCAGCTTTACCCAGGATGACTACGAGCGCGCCGTCGACACGATCAAGGAATACATCCTCGCCGGCGACTGCATGCAGGTAGTGCCGTCGCAACGTATGTCCATCGACTTCAAGGCGGCGCCCATCGACCTGTACCGGGCGCTGCGCTGCTTCAACCCGACGCCGTACATGTACTTCTTCAACTTTGGCGACTTCCACGTGGTGGGCAGTTCGCCGGAAGTGTTGGTGCGCGTCGAAGACAACCTGATCACCGTGCGCCCGATTGCCGGCACTCGCCCGCGCGGTGCGACCGAAGAAGCGGACGTGGCGCTGGAAGAAGACCTGCTGAGCGACGACAAGGAAATCGCCGAGCACCTGATGCTGATCGACCTGGGCCGCAACGACACCGGGCGCGTCTCGGAAATCGGCTCGGTGAAATTGACCGAGAAGATGGTCATCGAGCGCTATTCCAACGTGATGCACATCGTGTCCAACGTCACTGGCGAGCTGAAAGCCGGCCTGACCGCGATGGACGCATTGCGCGCGATTCTGCCGGCCGGCACGTTGTCGGGCGCGCCGAAGATCCGTGCGATGGAAATCATCGACGAACTGGAGCCGGTCAAACGCGGCGTCTACGGCGGCGCGGTGGGGTATTTCGCCTGGAACGGCAACATGGACACGGCCATTGCGATCCGCACGGCAGTGATCAAGGACGGGGAACTGCATGTACAGGCCGGTGGCGGGATCGTCGCCGACTCGGTGCCGGCCCTCGAATGGGAAGAAACCCTGAACAAGCGCCGCGCAATGTTCCGCGCTGTTGCGCTGGCTGAACAGACCCCCAATTCCTGA
- a CDS encoding phosphoglycolate phosphatase, whose product MSGFEQLFPGKLPRLVMFDLDGTLIDSVPDLAAAVDQMLLKLGRPPAGLESVREWVGNGAPMLVRRALANHIEADGVDEVEAEHALELFNTAYEGDHELTVVYPGVRDTLKWLSKQGVEMALITNKPERFVAPLLDQMKIGRYFRWIIGGDTLPQKKPDPAALFFVMKMANIPASQSLFVGDSRSDVQAAKAAGVQCVALSYGYNHGRPIAEESPALVIDDLRLLIPGCLGAGAEITLPDTDPSPSGNSIVVVTRKLWMKVIKALARWRWRA is encoded by the coding sequence ATGAGCGGCTTTGAGCAGCTGTTCCCCGGCAAACTGCCACGGCTGGTGATGTTCGATCTGGACGGTACCTTGATCGACTCGGTGCCGGACCTGGCGGCGGCGGTGGACCAGATGCTGCTCAAACTGGGGCGCCCGCCGGCGGGGCTGGAGTCGGTACGCGAATGGGTCGGCAACGGCGCGCCGATGCTGGTGCGCCGGGCCCTGGCCAACCACATCGAGGCCGACGGTGTCGACGAGGTGGAAGCCGAACACGCCTTGGAATTGTTCAACACGGCCTATGAAGGCGACCATGAACTGACCGTGGTTTACCCCGGCGTACGTGACACCCTCAAGTGGCTGAGCAAGCAGGGCGTGGAAATGGCCCTGATCACCAACAAGCCGGAGCGATTCGTTGCGCCGCTGTTGGACCAGATGAAGATCGGCCGTTATTTCCGCTGGATCATCGGCGGCGATACGTTGCCGCAGAAAAAGCCTGACCCGGCGGCGCTGTTTTTTGTGATGAAAATGGCCAATATCCCGGCCTCGCAGTCATTGTTTGTCGGCGATTCGCGCAGCGACGTGCAGGCGGCAAAAGCGGCGGGTGTGCAGTGCGTAGCCTTGAGCTACGGCTATAACCATGGCCGGCCGATTGCCGAGGAATCTCCGGCGTTGGTCATTGATGACCTGCGACTGCTAATCCCCGGTTGCTTGGGAGCGGGCGCTGAGATAACGTTGCCCGATACCGATCCGTCCCCTTCTGGAAATTCCATCGTGGTGGTCACTCGCAAACTCTGGATGAAAGTCATCAAGGCCCTGGCCCGCTGGCGTTGGCGCGCCTGA
- the rpe gene encoding ribulose-phosphate 3-epimerase, translating to MQPFVIAPSILSADFARLGEEVDNVLAAGADFVHFDVMDNHYVPNLTIGPMVCAALRKYGITAPIDAHLMVSPVDRIIGDFIEAGATYITFHPEASLHVDRTLQLIREGGCKAGLVFNPATPLDVLKYVMDKVDMVLLMSVNPGFGGQKFIPGTLDKLREARALIDASGRDIRLEIDGGVNVNNIREIAAAGADTFVAGSAIFNAPDYQEVIAKMRAELALARP from the coding sequence ATGCAGCCCTTCGTTATTGCCCCATCGATTCTCTCCGCCGACTTCGCCCGCCTGGGTGAGGAAGTGGACAACGTGTTGGCCGCCGGTGCCGACTTCGTGCACTTCGATGTCATGGACAACCACTACGTGCCCAACCTGACCATCGGCCCGATGGTCTGCGCGGCGCTGCGCAAATACGGCATCACCGCGCCGATCGACGCGCACTTGATGGTCAGCCCGGTGGACCGCATCATCGGCGACTTCATCGAAGCCGGCGCCACCTACATCACCTTCCACCCGGAAGCTTCGCTGCACGTCGACCGTACCCTGCAACTGATCCGCGAAGGCGGTTGCAAGGCGGGCCTGGTGTTCAACCCGGCTACCCCGCTGGACGTGCTCAAGTACGTGATGGACAAGGTCGACATGGTGCTGCTGATGAGCGTCAACCCAGGTTTCGGTGGGCAGAAGTTCATCCCCGGCACTCTTGACAAGCTGCGTGAAGCCCGCGCGCTGATCGATGCCTCGGGCCGTGATATCCGCCTGGAAATCGACGGTGGGGTCAACGTCAACAACATCCGCGAAATCGCTGCCGCCGGTGCCGACACCTTCGTCGCCGGTTCGGCGATCTTCAATGCCCCGGACTATCAGGAAGTGATCGCCAAAATGCGCGCCGAACTGGCGCTGGCGCGTCCATGA
- a CDS encoding iron-containing alcohol dehydrogenase, translated as MSTSSFKIAHKLLTGAGAIGQLAAELTRLDVDNPLIVTDAVLVKSGTVALALEHLGERSYEIFDRVLPDPEIAIVEDCMQAYRDGGHDGLIGLGGGSAIDIAKSVAAYAGYHGALADLFGIDQVPRKGPPLIAIPTTAGTGSEVTNVAILSDKVAQLKKGIVSDYLLPDVALISPQMTLTCPRSVTAASGVDALVHAIESYLSLNASPITDALAIGAIKLIAKALPKAYANPAHLQARDDMATASLMAGMAFGNAGVGAVHALAYPLGGRFNIAHGVSNALLLPYVMHWNKLACVERMQDIAQAMGVNTSGLSVNEAADQAVEAMTRLCAAVEIPAGLRSFAIPENAIPAMATEAAGIERLMRNNPRKLSVADIEKIYRAAY; from the coding sequence ATGAGTACTTCCTCATTCAAGATCGCCCACAAATTGCTGACAGGCGCAGGCGCCATCGGGCAGCTGGCCGCCGAGCTTACCCGTCTGGATGTGGACAACCCGCTGATTGTCACCGATGCGGTGCTGGTCAAATCCGGCACCGTAGCCTTGGCCCTCGAACACCTGGGCGAGCGCAGCTACGAAATCTTCGACCGCGTGCTGCCCGACCCGGAAATAGCCATTGTCGAAGACTGCATGCAGGCCTACCGCGACGGCGGGCACGACGGCCTGATTGGCCTGGGGGGCGGTAGCGCCATCGACATTGCCAAAAGCGTGGCGGCCTATGCCGGTTACCACGGCGCGCTGGCGGATTTGTTCGGTATCGATCAGGTACCGCGTAAAGGCCCGCCATTGATCGCGATCCCGACCACGGCCGGCACCGGCTCGGAAGTCACCAATGTGGCGATCCTCTCCGACAAAGTCGCGCAGTTGAAAAAAGGTATCGTCAGCGATTACCTGTTGCCGGACGTGGCGCTGATCAGCCCGCAAATGACCCTGACCTGCCCGCGCAGCGTTACCGCCGCCAGCGGCGTGGATGCGCTGGTGCATGCCATTGAGTCGTACCTGTCGCTGAACGCCTCGCCGATCACCGATGCCTTGGCCATCGGTGCGATCAAGCTGATCGCCAAGGCGCTGCCCAAGGCCTACGCCAACCCGGCCCATTTGCAGGCCCGGGACGATATGGCCACCGCCAGCTTGATGGCCGGCATGGCTTTCGGTAACGCCGGGGTGGGGGCGGTGCATGCGTTGGCCTACCCGCTGGGCGGGCGTTTCAATATTGCCCACGGCGTGAGCAATGCGCTGTTGCTGCCCTACGTGATGCACTGGAACAAGCTGGCCTGTGTCGAGCGCATGCAGGACATTGCCCAGGCCATGGGCGTCAATACCAGCGGGCTGAGTGTCAATGAGGCTGCCGACCAGGCGGTGGAGGCCATGACGCGACTCTGCGCCGCCGTGGAGATCCCGGCAGGCCTGCGCAGTTTCGCAATCCCCGAGAACGCGATCCCGGCCATGGCCACTGAAGCTGCGGGGATCGAACGGTTGATGCGCAACAACCCGCGCAAGCTCAGCGTGGCGGATATCGAGAAAATCTACCGGGCCGCTTACTAG
- a CDS encoding ABC transporter permease → MLSPYMSPVERVWFYSLRILCGLILLFLILPVLVIIPLSFNSGSFLVYPLQGFSLQWYHDFFASAEWMRALKNSIIVAPAATVLAMVFGTLAAIGLTRGNFPGKALVMALVISPMVVPVVIIGVASYLFFAPLGLGNSFFSLIVVHAVLGVPFVIITVSATLQGFNHNLVRAAASLGASPLTAFRRVTLPLIAPGVISGALFAFATSFDEVVVTLFLAGPEQATLPRQMFSGIRENLSPTIAAAATLLIAFSVLLLLTLEWLRGRSEKLRTAQV, encoded by the coding sequence ATGCTGAGCCCTTATATGTCCCCCGTGGAGCGGGTGTGGTTCTACAGCTTGCGGATTCTCTGCGGCTTGATCCTGCTGTTCCTGATATTGCCCGTGCTGGTGATCATCCCGCTGTCGTTCAACAGCGGCAGTTTCCTGGTGTACCCGCTGCAAGGCTTTTCGCTGCAGTGGTACCACGACTTCTTTGCCTCGGCCGAATGGATGCGTGCGCTGAAAAACAGCATCATCGTCGCCCCGGCGGCCACGGTGCTGGCGATGGTGTTCGGCACCCTGGCGGCGATTGGCCTGACCCGTGGGAATTTCCCCGGCAAGGCGTTGGTGATGGCCCTGGTGATATCGCCGATGGTGGTGCCGGTGGTGATCATCGGCGTGGCCAGTTACCTGTTCTTTGCGCCGTTGGGCCTGGGTAACAGCTTTTTCTCGTTGATCGTGGTGCATGCGGTGCTGGGTGTGCCGTTTGTGATCATCACCGTGTCGGCGACCTTGCAGGGTTTCAACCATAACCTGGTGCGGGCAGCGGCCAGCCTGGGGGCTTCGCCCTTGACCGCGTTTCGTCGGGTAACCCTGCCGCTGATTGCGCCGGGGGTGATCTCCGGCGCGTTGTTTGCCTTTGCCACCTCGTTCGATGAGGTGGTGGTGACGCTGTTCCTTGCCGGCCCCGAGCAAGCAACCCTGCCACGCCAGATGTTCAGCGGTATCCGCGAAAACCTCAGCCCGACGATTGCGGCGGCGGCGACCTTGCTGATTGCGTTCTCGGTGTTGCTGTTGCTGACCTTGGAGTGGTTGCGTGGCCGTAGCGAGAAGCTGCGGACAGCACAGGTCTAG
- a CDS encoding ABC transporter permease, which translates to MAIAVPSNEVNSPTLKQRLARAERLNRWKAQALIAPLVLFLLLVFLVPIVALLFKSVGNPEVVGGLPRTVMAVTAWDGRGLPGEPVYRALSEDLGEARKNQTLGDLSKRLNMELAGYRSLLTKTARALPFTEAPASYKEALETLDERWGDPAYWQAIRRNTSSLTPYYLLAAVDHRIDDLGEIAPATPDQAIYLDIFARTFWMGLVITVICLLLAYPLAYLLANLPARKSNLLMILVLLPFWTSILVRVAAWIVLLQSGGLINSALMGMGLIDKPLELVFNRTGVYISMVHILLPFMILPIYSVMKGISPTYMRAAISLGCHPFASFWRVYFPQTYAGVGAGCLLVFILAIGYYITPALLGSPNDQMVSYFVAFYTNTSINWGMATALGGLLLLATVVLYLIYNRLVGASRLRLS; encoded by the coding sequence ATGGCCATCGCCGTTCCCTCGAACGAGGTCAACAGCCCCACCCTCAAGCAGCGCCTGGCGCGTGCCGAGCGGCTTAACCGCTGGAAGGCCCAGGCCTTGATTGCGCCGCTGGTGCTGTTTTTGCTGCTGGTCTTCCTGGTGCCGATCGTTGCGCTGTTGTTTAAAAGTGTCGGTAACCCGGAAGTGGTGGGCGGCTTGCCGCGTACCGTGATGGCGGTGACAGCTTGGGACGGTCGTGGCCTGCCGGGCGAGCCGGTATACCGGGCGCTGAGTGAAGACCTGGGTGAAGCGCGCAAAAACCAGACCTTGGGCGACCTGTCCAAGCGCTTGAACATGGAACTGGCCGGCTACCGCAGCCTGCTGACCAAAACCGCACGGGCGCTGCCGTTTACCGAAGCGCCGGCCTCTTATAAAGAAGCGCTGGAAACCCTCGACGAACGTTGGGGCGACCCGGCGTACTGGCAGGCGATCCGGCGCAATACCAGCAGCCTGACGCCGTATTACTTGCTGGCGGCGGTCGATCACCGTATCGACGACCTGGGCGAAATCGCCCCGGCCACGCCCGACCAGGCGATCTACCTGGACATTTTCGCCCGCACCTTCTGGATGGGCCTGGTCATCACGGTCATCTGCCTGCTGCTGGCCTACCCCCTGGCCTACCTGTTGGCCAACCTGCCGGCGCGTAAAAGCAACCTGCTGATGATCCTGGTGTTGCTGCCGTTCTGGACCTCGATCCTGGTGCGGGTCGCCGCATGGATCGTGCTGCTGCAATCCGGTGGCCTGATCAACAGCGCGCTGATGGGCATGGGCCTCATCGATAAACCCTTGGAGCTGGTGTTCAACCGCACCGGGGTCTACATCTCGATGGTGCACATCCTGCTGCCGTTCATGATTTTGCCGATCTACAGCGTGATGAAGGGCATTTCACCCACCTACATGCGTGCGGCCATTTCCCTGGGCTGCCACCCGTTCGCCAGTTTCTGGCGCGTGTACTTCCCACAGACCTACGCCGGTGTGGGCGCCGGTTGCCTGTTGGTGTTCATTCTGGCGATTGGTTACTACATCACTCCGGCGTTGCTGGGCAGCCCGAACGACCAGATGGTCAGCTACTTCGTGGCGTTCTACACCAACACCAGCATCAACTGGGGCATGGCGACGGCGTTGGGCGGCCTGCTGCTGCTGGCGACCGTGGTGCTGTACTTGATCTACAACCGGCTGGTCGGCGCCAGCCGCCTGCGCCTGAGCTAA
- a CDS encoding ABC transporter substrate-binding protein produces the protein MLKSLKYSALALGLMGATQAMAAGPDLTVVSFGGANKAAQVKAFYAPWESAGNGKIVAGEYNGEMAKVKAMVDTKSVSWDLVEVESPELSRGCDEDMFEPLDPKLFGKAEDYVKGAIQPCGVGFFVWSTVLAYNADKLASAPTSWADFWDTKKFPGKRGLRKGAKYTLEFALMADGVAPKDVYKVLAGKDGQDRAFKKLDELKPSIQWWEAGAQPPQYLASGDVVMSSAYNGRIAAVQKESNLKVVWNGGIYDFDAWAIPKGLAKDRAEAAKKFIAFSVAPQQQKTYSENIAYGPANTQAVPLLAKDILKDMPTTPENIANQVQIDVSFWADNGEQLEQRFNSWAAK, from the coding sequence ATGTTGAAATCCCTTAAGTATTCAGCGCTCGCCCTCGGTTTGATGGGCGCGACACAGGCCATGGCCGCCGGCCCGGACCTGACGGTTGTGTCCTTTGGTGGCGCGAACAAGGCGGCACAGGTCAAGGCCTTCTATGCACCGTGGGAAAGCGCGGGCAACGGCAAGATCGTTGCCGGCGAGTACAACGGTGAGATGGCCAAGGTCAAAGCCATGGTCGACACCAAGAGCGTGTCCTGGGACCTGGTGGAAGTGGAATCGCCGGAATTGTCCCGCGGTTGCGACGAAGACATGTTCGAACCGCTCGACCCGAAACTGTTCGGCAAAGCCGAAGACTACGTAAAAGGCGCGATCCAGCCGTGCGGTGTGGGCTTCTTCGTGTGGTCGACCGTGCTGGCGTACAACGCCGACAAATTGGCCTCCGCGCCCACCAGTTGGGCGGATTTCTGGGACACCAAGAAATTCCCGGGCAAGCGCGGCCTGCGTAAAGGCGCCAAGTACACCCTGGAATTTGCGTTGATGGCCGACGGCGTAGCGCCCAAAGACGTCTACAAAGTACTGGCCGGCAAAGACGGCCAGGACCGTGCGTTCAAGAAGCTCGACGAACTCAAGCCGTCGATCCAATGGTGGGAAGCCGGCGCACAACCGCCACAGTACCTCGCCTCGGGTGACGTAGTGATGAGCTCGGCCTACAACGGCCGCATCGCTGCCGTGCAAAAAGAAAGCAACCTGAAAGTGGTGTGGAACGGCGGCATCTACGACTTCGACGCCTGGGCCATTCCTAAAGGCCTGGCCAAAGACCGCGCGGAAGCGGCGAAGAAATTCATCGCCTTCTCGGTGGCGCCGCAGCAGCAGAAGACCTATTCGGAAAACATCGCCTACGGCCCGGCCAATACCCAAGCCGTACCGTTGCTGGCCAAGGACATTCTCAAGGACATGCCGACGACGCCAGAGAACATCGCCAACCAGGTGCAGATCGATGTGAGCTTCTGGGCCGATAACGGCGAGCAGCTTGAGCAGCGCTTCAATTCCTGGGCTGCAAAGTAA